In one window of Syngnathus typhle isolate RoL2023-S1 ecotype Sweden linkage group LG7, RoL_Styp_1.0, whole genome shotgun sequence DNA:
- the LOC133156511 gene encoding TBC1 domain family member 15-like isoform X3, producing MAAESSAKVLFEQEGVFMHPCCDEEDKEEDFLVCGSLRIVEKDADVMLEFTPLEDSVDPSHILCAAKDSSSVMEWAQCGSRCPGEPGRRPVENQPSYEAEWDLINATSFKKKSCAAGSATGGHERGGRFFSVSLGQLAAVTLQEDPCGDVPSLLFTLKGYSSLPPLHFHQGGSRELLDSLRRVVALSECAEDESRLLISSPDKVLSQSFENLLEDNNFGLVQKFRKDPYVTTLGRFSKVTNYIFDAFRGTEEQHQRPPEEVAHLLGEIIPGLEINQQEEPGFEVVTRVDLGTRPQVSRSAPVSADAWNGHQDQDGRLMQVARLQESIFRGGLCHGVRKEAWKFLLGYFPWNSTLDERKSLQRSKTIGWPPVQAVPATRAGSDSGRLPRRCLETHVTAYAARCRRDEYFRMKLQWKSVSEEQERRNCRLRDYRSLIEKDVNRTDRSNRFFEGLDTPGLVLLHDVLMTYCMYDFDLGYVQGMSDLLSPIVFVMENEVDAFWCFVSFMEHMHQNFEEQMQGMKTQLIQLSTLLRLLDPSFCNYLESQDSGYLYFCFRWLLIRFKREFSFHDVLRLWEVMWTGLPCHNFHLLLCCAILDSEKSKIMEEKFGFNEILKHVNELSMKLDVEDILQKAESIWLQINQCQCVCVWPPVRPQGLPQAVLNILASDSEARGCRGSNQRAASSAAPMAGALHRDKRACATSSGHLRAMNSQNLSKVAFMS from the exons ATGGCGGCCGAGTCTTCTGCTAAG GTTCTATTTGAGCAAGAAGGAGTTTTTATGCATCCCTGTTGTGATGAAGAAGACAAGGAAGAAGATTTTCTTGTTTGTGGTTCACTTCGAATAGTTGAGAAG GATGCGGACGTCATGTTGGAGTTCACGCCTCTTGAGGATTCCGTGGACCCGTCGCACATTTTATGCGCTGCCAAG GACTCCAGCTCGGTCATGGAGTGGGCCCAATGCGGCAGCCGGTGTCCGGGCGAGCCGGGTCGGCGGCCTGTGGAGAACCAGCCGAGCTATGAGGCCGAGTGGGACCTGATTAACGCCACGTCTTTCAAGAAGAAGTCCTGCGCTGCAG GTTCCGCGACGGGCGGTCACGAGCGCGGCGGACGCTTCTTCTCGGTCAGCCTCGGTCAGCTCGCAGCCGTCACGCTCCAGGAGGACCCGTGCGGCGATGTGCCCTCGCTGCTCTTCACACTGAAGGGATATTCATCGCTGCCACCTTTACACTTCCACCAGGGCGGCAGCAGAGAGCTGCTGGACAGCCTGAGGAGAGTCGTCGCGCTCAGCGA GTGCGCGGAGGACGAGTCTCGTCTGCTGATCAGCTCTCCCGACAAAGTTCTGAGTCAGTCCTTTGAGAATCTGCTGGAGGATAACAACTTCGGCCTGGTCCAG AAGTTTCGCAAGGACCCCTACGTGACCACCCTGGGCCGCTTCTCCAAAGTCACCAACTACATTTTCGATGCCTTCCGTGGCACGGAGGAGCAGCACCAGCGCCCCCCGGAGGAGGTGGCCCATCTACTGGGGGAGATCATCCCGGGCCTGGAGATCAACCAGCAGGAGGAGCCTGGCTTTGAGGTGGTCACCAGG GTGGACCTGGGGACGCGACCGCAGGTGTCACGGAGCGCTCCCGTGTCTGCCGACGCGTGGAATGGACATCAGGACCAGGACGGTCGCTTGATGCAAGTGGCCCGGCTCCAAGAGTCCATCTTCAGAGGG GGTCTGTGCCACGGGGTGAGGAAAGAAGCCTGGAAGTTTCTTTTAGGCTATTTTCCCTGGAACAGCACTCTGGATGAGAGGAAAAGTCTGCAGAGAAGCAAAAC GATTGGTTGGCCGCCGGTCCAGGCCGTGCCCGCGACTCGGGCCGGAAGTGACTCCGGCCGGCTCCCTCGCCGCTGTCTGGAAACGCACGTGACCGCGTATGCCGCTCGCTGCCGCAGGGATGAATATTTCCGCATGAAGCTGCAGTGGAAGTCGGTGAGCGAAGAGCAGGAGAGAAGAAATTGCCGGCTTCGAGACTACAGGAGTCTGATCG AGAAAGATGTCAACCGCACGGACAGAAGCAACCGGTTCTTCGAGGGGCTGGACACGCCGGGTCTGGTCCTCCTGCACGACGTGCTCATGACGTACTGCATGTACGACTTTGACCTGG GTTATGTGCAGGGCATGAGCGACCTTCTGTCACCCATTGTCTTTGTCATGGAGAACGAGGTGGACGCCTTCTGGTGCTTCGTCTCCTTCATGGAGCACATG CACCAGAACTTTGAGGAGCAAATGCAGGGAATGAAGACTCAGCTGATCCAGCTCAGTACGCTGCTCAGGCTGCTGGATCCGTCCTTCTGCAACTATCTGG AATCTCAGGATTCCGGTTATCTTTATTTCTGCTTCCGCTGGCTGCTCATCCGCTTCAAGAGGGAATTCTCCTTCCACGACGTCCTCAGGCTGTGGGAG GTCATGTGGACGGGGCTGCCTTGTCACAACTTCCATCTCTTGCTCTGCTGTGCCATTCTGGACTCAGAGAAGAGCAAAATCATGGAGGAAAAGTTTGGCTTCAACGAAATCCTCAAA CATGTGAACGAGCTTTCCATGAAGCTGGACGTGGAAGATATCCTTCAGAAGGCTGAAAGCATCTGGTTGCAGATCAACCAGTGTCAG tgtgtgtgtgtgtggcccccGGTGCGTCCTCAGGGCCTGCCTCAGGCCGTGCTCAACATCCTGGCGTCGGACTCTGAAGCTCGCGGTTGCCGCGGCTCCAACCAGCGCGCGGCGTCCTCGGCCGCGCCCATGGCGGGAGCCTTGCATCGAGACAAACGTGCCTGCGCCACCTCCAGCGGACACTTGCGAGCCATGAACTCTCAGAATCTCAGCAAAGTGGCCTTCATGTCCTAG
- the LOC133156511 gene encoding TBC1 domain family member 15-like isoform X7 has translation MAAESSAKVLFEQEGVFMHPCCDEEDKEEDFLVCGSLRIVEKDADVMLEFTPLEDSVDPSHILCAAKDSSSVMEWAQCGSRCPGEPGRRPVENQPSYEAEWDLINATSFKKKSCAAGEGSATGGHERGGRFFSVSLGQLAAVTLQEDPCGDVPSLLFTLKGYSSLPPLHFHQGGSRELLDSLRRVVALSECAEDESRLLISSPDKVLSQSFENLLEDNNFGLVQKFRKDPYVTTLGRFSKVTNYIFDAFRGTEEQHQRPPEEVAHLLGEIIPGLEINQQEEPGFEVVTRVDLGTRPQVSRSAPVSADAWNGHQDQDGRLMQVARLQESIFRGGLCHGVRKEAWKFLLGYFPWNSTLDERKSLQRSKTDEYFRMKLQWKSVSEEQERRNCRLRDYRSLIEKDVNRTDRSNRFFEGLDTPGLVLLHDVLMTYCMYDFDLGYVQGMSDLLSPIVFVMENEVDAFWCFVSFMEHMNFEEQMQGMKTQLIQLSTLLRLLDPSFCNYLESQDSGYLYFCFRWLLIRFKREFSFHDVLRLWEVMWTGLPCHNFHLLLCCAILDSEKSKIMEEKFGFNEILKHVNELSMKLDVEDILQKAESIWLQINQCQCVCVWPPVRPQGLPQAVLNILASDSEARGCRGSNQRAASSAAPMAGALHRDKRACATSSGHLRAMNSQNLSKVAFMS, from the exons ATGGCGGCCGAGTCTTCTGCTAAG GTTCTATTTGAGCAAGAAGGAGTTTTTATGCATCCCTGTTGTGATGAAGAAGACAAGGAAGAAGATTTTCTTGTTTGTGGTTCACTTCGAATAGTTGAGAAG GATGCGGACGTCATGTTGGAGTTCACGCCTCTTGAGGATTCCGTGGACCCGTCGCACATTTTATGCGCTGCCAAG GACTCCAGCTCGGTCATGGAGTGGGCCCAATGCGGCAGCCGGTGTCCGGGCGAGCCGGGTCGGCGGCCTGTGGAGAACCAGCCGAGCTATGAGGCCGAGTGGGACCTGATTAACGCCACGTCTTTCAAGAAGAAGTCCTGCGCTGCAGGCGAGG GTTCCGCGACGGGCGGTCACGAGCGCGGCGGACGCTTCTTCTCGGTCAGCCTCGGTCAGCTCGCAGCCGTCACGCTCCAGGAGGACCCGTGCGGCGATGTGCCCTCGCTGCTCTTCACACTGAAGGGATATTCATCGCTGCCACCTTTACACTTCCACCAGGGCGGCAGCAGAGAGCTGCTGGACAGCCTGAGGAGAGTCGTCGCGCTCAGCGA GTGCGCGGAGGACGAGTCTCGTCTGCTGATCAGCTCTCCCGACAAAGTTCTGAGTCAGTCCTTTGAGAATCTGCTGGAGGATAACAACTTCGGCCTGGTCCAG AAGTTTCGCAAGGACCCCTACGTGACCACCCTGGGCCGCTTCTCCAAAGTCACCAACTACATTTTCGATGCCTTCCGTGGCACGGAGGAGCAGCACCAGCGCCCCCCGGAGGAGGTGGCCCATCTACTGGGGGAGATCATCCCGGGCCTGGAGATCAACCAGCAGGAGGAGCCTGGCTTTGAGGTGGTCACCAGG GTGGACCTGGGGACGCGACCGCAGGTGTCACGGAGCGCTCCCGTGTCTGCCGACGCGTGGAATGGACATCAGGACCAGGACGGTCGCTTGATGCAAGTGGCCCGGCTCCAAGAGTCCATCTTCAGAGGG GGTCTGTGCCACGGGGTGAGGAAAGAAGCCTGGAAGTTTCTTTTAGGCTATTTTCCCTGGAACAGCACTCTGGATGAGAGGAAAAGTCTGCAGAGAAGCAAAAC GGATGAATATTTCCGCATGAAGCTGCAGTGGAAGTCGGTGAGCGAAGAGCAGGAGAGAAGAAATTGCCGGCTTCGAGACTACAGGAGTCTGATCG AGAAAGATGTCAACCGCACGGACAGAAGCAACCGGTTCTTCGAGGGGCTGGACACGCCGGGTCTGGTCCTCCTGCACGACGTGCTCATGACGTACTGCATGTACGACTTTGACCTGG GTTATGTGCAGGGCATGAGCGACCTTCTGTCACCCATTGTCTTTGTCATGGAGAACGAGGTGGACGCCTTCTGGTGCTTCGTCTCCTTCATGGAGCACATG AACTTTGAGGAGCAAATGCAGGGAATGAAGACTCAGCTGATCCAGCTCAGTACGCTGCTCAGGCTGCTGGATCCGTCCTTCTGCAACTATCTGG AATCTCAGGATTCCGGTTATCTTTATTTCTGCTTCCGCTGGCTGCTCATCCGCTTCAAGAGGGAATTCTCCTTCCACGACGTCCTCAGGCTGTGGGAG GTCATGTGGACGGGGCTGCCTTGTCACAACTTCCATCTCTTGCTCTGCTGTGCCATTCTGGACTCAGAGAAGAGCAAAATCATGGAGGAAAAGTTTGGCTTCAACGAAATCCTCAAA CATGTGAACGAGCTTTCCATGAAGCTGGACGTGGAAGATATCCTTCAGAAGGCTGAAAGCATCTGGTTGCAGATCAACCAGTGTCAG tgtgtgtgtgtgtggcccccGGTGCGTCCTCAGGGCCTGCCTCAGGCCGTGCTCAACATCCTGGCGTCGGACTCTGAAGCTCGCGGTTGCCGCGGCTCCAACCAGCGCGCGGCGTCCTCGGCCGCGCCCATGGCGGGAGCCTTGCATCGAGACAAACGTGCCTGCGCCACCTCCAGCGGACACTTGCGAGCCATGAACTCTCAGAATCTCAGCAAAGTGGCCTTCATGTCCTAG
- the LOC133156511 gene encoding TBC1 domain family member 15-like isoform X8: MAAESSAKVLFEQEGVFMHPCCDEEDKEEDFLVCGSLRIVEKDADVMLEFTPLEDSVDPSHILCAAKDSSSVMEWAQCGSRCPGEPGRRPVENQPSYEAEWDLINATSFKKKSCAAGEGSATGGHERGGRFFSVSLGQLAAVTLQEDPCGDVPSLLFTLKGYSSLPPLHFHQGGSRELLDSLRRVVALSECAEDESRLLISSPDKVLSQSFENLLEDNNFGLVQKFRKDPYVTTLGRFSKVTNYIFDAFRGTEEQHQRPPEEVAHLLGEIIPGLEINQQEEPGFEVVTRVDLGTRPQVSRSAPVSADAWNGHQDQDGRLMQVARLQESIFRGGLCHGVRKEAWKFLLGYFPWNSTLDERKSLQRSKTDEYFRMKLQWKSVSEEQERRNCRLRDYRSLIEKDVNRTDRSNRFFEGLDTPGLVLLHDVLMTYCMYDFDLGYVQGMSDLLSPIVFVMENEVDAFWCFVSFMEHMHQNFEEQMQGMKTQLIQLSTLLRLLDPSFCNYLESQDSGYLYFCFRWLLIRFKREFSFHDVLRLWEVMWTGLPCHNFHLLLCCAILDSEKSKIMEEKFGFNEILKHVNELSMKLDVEDILQKAESIWLQINQCQGLPQAVLNILASDSEARGCRGSNQRAASSAAPMAGALHRDKRACATSSGHLRAMNSQNLSKVAFMS; this comes from the exons ATGGCGGCCGAGTCTTCTGCTAAG GTTCTATTTGAGCAAGAAGGAGTTTTTATGCATCCCTGTTGTGATGAAGAAGACAAGGAAGAAGATTTTCTTGTTTGTGGTTCACTTCGAATAGTTGAGAAG GATGCGGACGTCATGTTGGAGTTCACGCCTCTTGAGGATTCCGTGGACCCGTCGCACATTTTATGCGCTGCCAAG GACTCCAGCTCGGTCATGGAGTGGGCCCAATGCGGCAGCCGGTGTCCGGGCGAGCCGGGTCGGCGGCCTGTGGAGAACCAGCCGAGCTATGAGGCCGAGTGGGACCTGATTAACGCCACGTCTTTCAAGAAGAAGTCCTGCGCTGCAGGCGAGG GTTCCGCGACGGGCGGTCACGAGCGCGGCGGACGCTTCTTCTCGGTCAGCCTCGGTCAGCTCGCAGCCGTCACGCTCCAGGAGGACCCGTGCGGCGATGTGCCCTCGCTGCTCTTCACACTGAAGGGATATTCATCGCTGCCACCTTTACACTTCCACCAGGGCGGCAGCAGAGAGCTGCTGGACAGCCTGAGGAGAGTCGTCGCGCTCAGCGA GTGCGCGGAGGACGAGTCTCGTCTGCTGATCAGCTCTCCCGACAAAGTTCTGAGTCAGTCCTTTGAGAATCTGCTGGAGGATAACAACTTCGGCCTGGTCCAG AAGTTTCGCAAGGACCCCTACGTGACCACCCTGGGCCGCTTCTCCAAAGTCACCAACTACATTTTCGATGCCTTCCGTGGCACGGAGGAGCAGCACCAGCGCCCCCCGGAGGAGGTGGCCCATCTACTGGGGGAGATCATCCCGGGCCTGGAGATCAACCAGCAGGAGGAGCCTGGCTTTGAGGTGGTCACCAGG GTGGACCTGGGGACGCGACCGCAGGTGTCACGGAGCGCTCCCGTGTCTGCCGACGCGTGGAATGGACATCAGGACCAGGACGGTCGCTTGATGCAAGTGGCCCGGCTCCAAGAGTCCATCTTCAGAGGG GGTCTGTGCCACGGGGTGAGGAAAGAAGCCTGGAAGTTTCTTTTAGGCTATTTTCCCTGGAACAGCACTCTGGATGAGAGGAAAAGTCTGCAGAGAAGCAAAAC GGATGAATATTTCCGCATGAAGCTGCAGTGGAAGTCGGTGAGCGAAGAGCAGGAGAGAAGAAATTGCCGGCTTCGAGACTACAGGAGTCTGATCG AGAAAGATGTCAACCGCACGGACAGAAGCAACCGGTTCTTCGAGGGGCTGGACACGCCGGGTCTGGTCCTCCTGCACGACGTGCTCATGACGTACTGCATGTACGACTTTGACCTGG GTTATGTGCAGGGCATGAGCGACCTTCTGTCACCCATTGTCTTTGTCATGGAGAACGAGGTGGACGCCTTCTGGTGCTTCGTCTCCTTCATGGAGCACATG CACCAGAACTTTGAGGAGCAAATGCAGGGAATGAAGACTCAGCTGATCCAGCTCAGTACGCTGCTCAGGCTGCTGGATCCGTCCTTCTGCAACTATCTGG AATCTCAGGATTCCGGTTATCTTTATTTCTGCTTCCGCTGGCTGCTCATCCGCTTCAAGAGGGAATTCTCCTTCCACGACGTCCTCAGGCTGTGGGAG GTCATGTGGACGGGGCTGCCTTGTCACAACTTCCATCTCTTGCTCTGCTGTGCCATTCTGGACTCAGAGAAGAGCAAAATCATGGAGGAAAAGTTTGGCTTCAACGAAATCCTCAAA CATGTGAACGAGCTTTCCATGAAGCTGGACGTGGAAGATATCCTTCAGAAGGCTGAAAGCATCTGGTTGCAGATCAACCAGTGTCAG GGCCTGCCTCAGGCCGTGCTCAACATCCTGGCGTCGGACTCTGAAGCTCGCGGTTGCCGCGGCTCCAACCAGCGCGCGGCGTCCTCGGCCGCGCCCATGGCGGGAGCCTTGCATCGAGACAAACGTGCCTGCGCCACCTCCAGCGGACACTTGCGAGCCATGAACTCTCAGAATCTCAGCAAAGTGGCCTTCATGTCCTAG
- the LOC133156511 gene encoding TBC1 domain family member 15-like isoform X5, producing MAAESSAKVLFEQEGVFMHPCCDEEDKEEDFLVCGSLRIVEKDADVMLEFTPLEDSVDPSHILCAAKDSSSVMEWAQCGSRCPGEPGRRPVENQPSYEAEWDLINATSFKKKSCAAGEGSATGGHERGGRFFSVSLGQLAAVTLQEDPCGDVPSLLFTLKGYSSLPPLHFHQGGSRELLDSLRRVVALSECAEDESRLLISSPDKVLSQSFENLLEDNNFGLVQKFRKDPYVTTLGRFSKVTNYIFDAFRGTEEQHQRPPEEVAHLLGEIIPGLEINQQEEPGFEVVTRVDLGTRPQVSRSAPVSADAWNGHQDQDGRLMQVARLQESIFRGGLCHGVRKEAWKFLLGYFPWNSTLDERKSLQRSKTIGWPPVQAVPATRAGSDSGRLPRRCLETHVTAYAARCRRDEYFRMKLQWKSVSEEQERRNCRLRDYRSLIEKDVNRTDRSNRFFEGLDTPGLVLLHDVLMTYCMYDFDLGYVQGMSDLLSPIVFVMENEVDAFWCFVSFMEHMHQNFEEQMQGMKTQLIQLSTLLRLLDPSFCNYLESQDSGYLYFCFRWLLIRFKREFSFHDVLRLWEVMWTGLPCHNFHLLLCCAILDSEKSKIMEEKFGFNEILKHVNELSMKLDVEDILQKAESIWLQINQCQGLPQAVLNILASDSEARGCRGSNQRAASSAAPMAGALHRDKRACATSSGHLRAMNSQNLSKVAFMS from the exons ATGGCGGCCGAGTCTTCTGCTAAG GTTCTATTTGAGCAAGAAGGAGTTTTTATGCATCCCTGTTGTGATGAAGAAGACAAGGAAGAAGATTTTCTTGTTTGTGGTTCACTTCGAATAGTTGAGAAG GATGCGGACGTCATGTTGGAGTTCACGCCTCTTGAGGATTCCGTGGACCCGTCGCACATTTTATGCGCTGCCAAG GACTCCAGCTCGGTCATGGAGTGGGCCCAATGCGGCAGCCGGTGTCCGGGCGAGCCGGGTCGGCGGCCTGTGGAGAACCAGCCGAGCTATGAGGCCGAGTGGGACCTGATTAACGCCACGTCTTTCAAGAAGAAGTCCTGCGCTGCAGGCGAGG GTTCCGCGACGGGCGGTCACGAGCGCGGCGGACGCTTCTTCTCGGTCAGCCTCGGTCAGCTCGCAGCCGTCACGCTCCAGGAGGACCCGTGCGGCGATGTGCCCTCGCTGCTCTTCACACTGAAGGGATATTCATCGCTGCCACCTTTACACTTCCACCAGGGCGGCAGCAGAGAGCTGCTGGACAGCCTGAGGAGAGTCGTCGCGCTCAGCGA GTGCGCGGAGGACGAGTCTCGTCTGCTGATCAGCTCTCCCGACAAAGTTCTGAGTCAGTCCTTTGAGAATCTGCTGGAGGATAACAACTTCGGCCTGGTCCAG AAGTTTCGCAAGGACCCCTACGTGACCACCCTGGGCCGCTTCTCCAAAGTCACCAACTACATTTTCGATGCCTTCCGTGGCACGGAGGAGCAGCACCAGCGCCCCCCGGAGGAGGTGGCCCATCTACTGGGGGAGATCATCCCGGGCCTGGAGATCAACCAGCAGGAGGAGCCTGGCTTTGAGGTGGTCACCAGG GTGGACCTGGGGACGCGACCGCAGGTGTCACGGAGCGCTCCCGTGTCTGCCGACGCGTGGAATGGACATCAGGACCAGGACGGTCGCTTGATGCAAGTGGCCCGGCTCCAAGAGTCCATCTTCAGAGGG GGTCTGTGCCACGGGGTGAGGAAAGAAGCCTGGAAGTTTCTTTTAGGCTATTTTCCCTGGAACAGCACTCTGGATGAGAGGAAAAGTCTGCAGAGAAGCAAAAC GATTGGTTGGCCGCCGGTCCAGGCCGTGCCCGCGACTCGGGCCGGAAGTGACTCCGGCCGGCTCCCTCGCCGCTGTCTGGAAACGCACGTGACCGCGTATGCCGCTCGCTGCCGCAGGGATGAATATTTCCGCATGAAGCTGCAGTGGAAGTCGGTGAGCGAAGAGCAGGAGAGAAGAAATTGCCGGCTTCGAGACTACAGGAGTCTGATCG AGAAAGATGTCAACCGCACGGACAGAAGCAACCGGTTCTTCGAGGGGCTGGACACGCCGGGTCTGGTCCTCCTGCACGACGTGCTCATGACGTACTGCATGTACGACTTTGACCTGG GTTATGTGCAGGGCATGAGCGACCTTCTGTCACCCATTGTCTTTGTCATGGAGAACGAGGTGGACGCCTTCTGGTGCTTCGTCTCCTTCATGGAGCACATG CACCAGAACTTTGAGGAGCAAATGCAGGGAATGAAGACTCAGCTGATCCAGCTCAGTACGCTGCTCAGGCTGCTGGATCCGTCCTTCTGCAACTATCTGG AATCTCAGGATTCCGGTTATCTTTATTTCTGCTTCCGCTGGCTGCTCATCCGCTTCAAGAGGGAATTCTCCTTCCACGACGTCCTCAGGCTGTGGGAG GTCATGTGGACGGGGCTGCCTTGTCACAACTTCCATCTCTTGCTCTGCTGTGCCATTCTGGACTCAGAGAAGAGCAAAATCATGGAGGAAAAGTTTGGCTTCAACGAAATCCTCAAA CATGTGAACGAGCTTTCCATGAAGCTGGACGTGGAAGATATCCTTCAGAAGGCTGAAAGCATCTGGTTGCAGATCAACCAGTGTCAG GGCCTGCCTCAGGCCGTGCTCAACATCCTGGCGTCGGACTCTGAAGCTCGCGGTTGCCGCGGCTCCAACCAGCGCGCGGCGTCCTCGGCCGCGCCCATGGCGGGAGCCTTGCATCGAGACAAACGTGCCTGCGCCACCTCCAGCGGACACTTGCGAGCCATGAACTCTCAGAATCTCAGCAAAGTGGCCTTCATGTCCTAG
- the LOC133156511 gene encoding TBC1 domain family member 15-like isoform X2: MAAESSAKVLFEQEGVFMHPCCDEEDKEEDFLVCGSLRIVEKDADVMLEFTPLEDSVDPSHILCAAKDSSSVMEWAQCGSRCPGEPGRRPVENQPSYEAEWDLINATSFKKKSCAAGEGSATGGHERGGRFFSVSLGQLAAVTLQEDPCGDVPSLLFTLKGYSSLPPLHFHQGGSRELLDSLRRVVALSECAEDESRLLISSPDKVLSQSFENLLEDNNFGLVQFRKDPYVTTLGRFSKVTNYIFDAFRGTEEQHQRPPEEVAHLLGEIIPGLEINQQEEPGFEVVTRVDLGTRPQVSRSAPVSADAWNGHQDQDGRLMQVARLQESIFRGGLCHGVRKEAWKFLLGYFPWNSTLDERKSLQRSKTIGWPPVQAVPATRAGSDSGRLPRRCLETHVTAYAARCRRDEYFRMKLQWKSVSEEQERRNCRLRDYRSLIEKDVNRTDRSNRFFEGLDTPGLVLLHDVLMTYCMYDFDLGYVQGMSDLLSPIVFVMENEVDAFWCFVSFMEHMHQNFEEQMQGMKTQLIQLSTLLRLLDPSFCNYLESQDSGYLYFCFRWLLIRFKREFSFHDVLRLWEVMWTGLPCHNFHLLLCCAILDSEKSKIMEEKFGFNEILKHVNELSMKLDVEDILQKAESIWLQINQCQCVCVWPPVRPQGLPQAVLNILASDSEARGCRGSNQRAASSAAPMAGALHRDKRACATSSGHLRAMNSQNLSKVAFMS; this comes from the exons ATGGCGGCCGAGTCTTCTGCTAAG GTTCTATTTGAGCAAGAAGGAGTTTTTATGCATCCCTGTTGTGATGAAGAAGACAAGGAAGAAGATTTTCTTGTTTGTGGTTCACTTCGAATAGTTGAGAAG GATGCGGACGTCATGTTGGAGTTCACGCCTCTTGAGGATTCCGTGGACCCGTCGCACATTTTATGCGCTGCCAAG GACTCCAGCTCGGTCATGGAGTGGGCCCAATGCGGCAGCCGGTGTCCGGGCGAGCCGGGTCGGCGGCCTGTGGAGAACCAGCCGAGCTATGAGGCCGAGTGGGACCTGATTAACGCCACGTCTTTCAAGAAGAAGTCCTGCGCTGCAGGCGAGG GTTCCGCGACGGGCGGTCACGAGCGCGGCGGACGCTTCTTCTCGGTCAGCCTCGGTCAGCTCGCAGCCGTCACGCTCCAGGAGGACCCGTGCGGCGATGTGCCCTCGCTGCTCTTCACACTGAAGGGATATTCATCGCTGCCACCTTTACACTTCCACCAGGGCGGCAGCAGAGAGCTGCTGGACAGCCTGAGGAGAGTCGTCGCGCTCAGCGA GTGCGCGGAGGACGAGTCTCGTCTGCTGATCAGCTCTCCCGACAAAGTTCTGAGTCAGTCCTTTGAGAATCTGCTGGAGGATAACAACTTCGGCCTGGTCCAG TTTCGCAAGGACCCCTACGTGACCACCCTGGGCCGCTTCTCCAAAGTCACCAACTACATTTTCGATGCCTTCCGTGGCACGGAGGAGCAGCACCAGCGCCCCCCGGAGGAGGTGGCCCATCTACTGGGGGAGATCATCCCGGGCCTGGAGATCAACCAGCAGGAGGAGCCTGGCTTTGAGGTGGTCACCAGG GTGGACCTGGGGACGCGACCGCAGGTGTCACGGAGCGCTCCCGTGTCTGCCGACGCGTGGAATGGACATCAGGACCAGGACGGTCGCTTGATGCAAGTGGCCCGGCTCCAAGAGTCCATCTTCAGAGGG GGTCTGTGCCACGGGGTGAGGAAAGAAGCCTGGAAGTTTCTTTTAGGCTATTTTCCCTGGAACAGCACTCTGGATGAGAGGAAAAGTCTGCAGAGAAGCAAAAC GATTGGTTGGCCGCCGGTCCAGGCCGTGCCCGCGACTCGGGCCGGAAGTGACTCCGGCCGGCTCCCTCGCCGCTGTCTGGAAACGCACGTGACCGCGTATGCCGCTCGCTGCCGCAGGGATGAATATTTCCGCATGAAGCTGCAGTGGAAGTCGGTGAGCGAAGAGCAGGAGAGAAGAAATTGCCGGCTTCGAGACTACAGGAGTCTGATCG AGAAAGATGTCAACCGCACGGACAGAAGCAACCGGTTCTTCGAGGGGCTGGACACGCCGGGTCTGGTCCTCCTGCACGACGTGCTCATGACGTACTGCATGTACGACTTTGACCTGG GTTATGTGCAGGGCATGAGCGACCTTCTGTCACCCATTGTCTTTGTCATGGAGAACGAGGTGGACGCCTTCTGGTGCTTCGTCTCCTTCATGGAGCACATG CACCAGAACTTTGAGGAGCAAATGCAGGGAATGAAGACTCAGCTGATCCAGCTCAGTACGCTGCTCAGGCTGCTGGATCCGTCCTTCTGCAACTATCTGG AATCTCAGGATTCCGGTTATCTTTATTTCTGCTTCCGCTGGCTGCTCATCCGCTTCAAGAGGGAATTCTCCTTCCACGACGTCCTCAGGCTGTGGGAG GTCATGTGGACGGGGCTGCCTTGTCACAACTTCCATCTCTTGCTCTGCTGTGCCATTCTGGACTCAGAGAAGAGCAAAATCATGGAGGAAAAGTTTGGCTTCAACGAAATCCTCAAA CATGTGAACGAGCTTTCCATGAAGCTGGACGTGGAAGATATCCTTCAGAAGGCTGAAAGCATCTGGTTGCAGATCAACCAGTGTCAG tgtgtgtgtgtgtggcccccGGTGCGTCCTCAGGGCCTGCCTCAGGCCGTGCTCAACATCCTGGCGTCGGACTCTGAAGCTCGCGGTTGCCGCGGCTCCAACCAGCGCGCGGCGTCCTCGGCCGCGCCCATGGCGGGAGCCTTGCATCGAGACAAACGTGCCTGCGCCACCTCCAGCGGACACTTGCGAGCCATGAACTCTCAGAATCTCAGCAAAGTGGCCTTCATGTCCTAG